atgcatcttattatatttttccCAGAAATAGTTTTATGAGAAACATTCCATTAAAATGAACGATTTTTCATTAATATCACTCTTTCAAACATTACTATACAATAATTTCAAGATAAGCTTTaccatattttattttgtttgcgTAACATTCACTCACAAAAGGCAAACTTTGAATAACATATTTATTCACAcaaaagtaatttattataacatatttataaattttcaacagTTCTATGTTAGATTCTACACTAGATTAAATTTTACATCAATATGAAACACATTTCATGTGAGTAAGAACATTATATACATTTACGTACACGTATATGTAAATATTACTGTTACAGTAGAGTAGTAACACTAATACACTGTGAACAATATGCAGTACTTGTAATTACAATCAATGTTTTCCAAATgaaataacattattaaatgtttatttacCATTGTgtatattttgcaaaaatttataatattaaaaaagaaaagcaaaattattaatttttcaactctaatattaattaattaaactataATCGAGAGTAGTTACAATGGTAATTTTTGTTTACGTGTTACACTTTCATattaacatatatgtatgtacattaaaTATACATCAAGGTTTATAATTGCCCTTAAATTTAGCGCACATATACCTATTTGCTTATAAATCTGTATTTTCAAGTTAATTgttccttaaatttcaaaataatcatTAGACCGagaaattaattctatttatttcttctacaatcgtacaattcatttattttctttaagagCATTTGACATCAATTTGAAATAGATTCAATATTGCTAACTTCAATACCTTTTATTCTTGACactttattgttaattttattaattttcaaatgtcgaATAAGCATCTAATATTTTCGATCACATTTTCAAAtcgaaaaaatattgaaatcactATAAAGTTTATGAAACtattctgaaattatttttctaatattttatttgtacattaTTTAGTATTCGATGATTTTTACGTTATGTCAAGTTATATCACGTTTttgacaatatatttttatttgcaatacCAGCATGAGATAACATTATTCATCtgaaaacaaatataatttttttacaagGTCTGTGTTACAACTatgtctattttattattttaatataatactcacatatatttgtatttgagCAAAAAACATTTACAAATCATTTCCTGTGATAATTGTTATcacaaattaatgaaatatcaaTTTTGCAATATgacaataacaaatttttaaatgttgaatATCATTGTCTGTAATGCATCTAATTGCTTGCTGGATGGATAAATAATTCATTGTCATAGGATGGCAATATTTCTAGTAAAATTGCTTATGAATGTTCTGGACAACGCGTGTGTTGAATACGTGGAACATTTTTCATAGGATTTGTTGTTTCACAAACATGAACTACTATACCTGGTTGTCCCGAACCTCCAGGATGTAATTCATGACTGCCTCCTGCAAAATTActtatataatttacataatattaaacatggaAGAAATACATCATGAATTGTTTAATCAAAACCTGCAGATAAATTGGCTATAGCTGCTAATAAATCATGATTAACTAAAGGTTCATTCTCTTCTTTAGGTTCCCATCCAATAGGTGGTGAAGCAGGTGGCGAAATTAGGAACTGTTTAGTAAGAGCTGGTGGTTGAAGATGTTGATCTTCTATATCtgtaaattgtattatttttaatcgctAATAGAATTATATTAGACTTGTAACTTTGTCATATAAAATCTGTTCTTACAAACCTATTGGAGTAACAGGTTGTGCAAAATAACAATTGATATTGGTCTCACCAAAGTGAGTTTGATGTAGCTGTATTCTGGCATTTGCTGCTGCATTTGGAGAACTATAATTTACTCTCATTCTTCTAAATGatctaaaatattgaaatgtagcatcttctccaaattttttaaagagaTTCTCTATTTCttgctataaaaataaaagaaatattgaaaGGAATATATCTACGTTTGTTATGTTCACTTTTACCATATCTTTTTGTCACCTTTAATTCATCGCTTTTGAAAACCCGAGGATCAACATTGGTAACAATGACTGAAGTGGGCAAATCTTCATCGTGCACTAAATCTTCGACAGACCTTGTACTTATATCATTATGATCTTTCTGCACATCAAACTCAAATCCTAATTGTTGGTAATTAGGATGTAAATTTGGTAACCCATCAACTtcgtttattattatattttctgatTCTTCTAATTCCTCATCCTCCACTATGTTTGAATCATGTTTTTCTTCCATGCTTACTTTTTGCAATGtataaaaacattaaattatAGCATTTAAGTATGTAAAAGGCACAGTTTTTAAAAAGAAaggtaaaaatgaaattgttttGTTTCCAAATCAATAATATGTAGCctcaaattatatatatttttcaaataaaacaaaatacgcagcatgaaattattgaaagtaCATACAAACAAATATAACTGGGTTACTCATGATTAAAAATTCATTGCTGTAAGTACTTTGAAAAGacttctttaatttattttaaaatttttttaaccaTGACAAGAAACTGCAATGTTTTATTACAAATGTAATGTTATTTTTCAAGCTAATAGCGATCATCGCTCATGCTAGCATTGTCAATTAATATCTGTTTATTATTGGAAGTTaaatgataattaaatattagttaaaataaCATAATATAGCATTTATATAGTTGTTTGTAGATATATACTAGAATACAATCGTATcataatacttttttatttaaaaaaatgtcacgtcctcattacaaaatatatattatgttattgtcaacaatgaattttataaactataaatcattaaaaatgatTCCATTAATTCATCAAAATCCATGTATATTTACGAAACACATATTAACCTTATTTACCAACTATAAATCTATTTGTCACTGTTTTGATTTTCATCgaataattacaattactactacaccaACGACATGCATAATATTTAATGAGAAAGTAATTAATCAGCTGACCGAACACAGATAATACTTGCCTAACTTTTCTTAAGCGGCTAAATTGAATGTATAACACCTTTCTTTTCTTAATACTTATCCGTATCGAGAATAATTTCTttacttatttacttatttatttacgtaCTTATCTATTTACGTATAACATTTGTCATTGTATTAACGTAATCTTCACCATTTATTCCTCTTTCGATATTGCACActgtatttactattttattattattgtagtgCAATCTTTCACAACCGTAGACTGTATGAAGTAACTAGAAAGATAACGAATCAGTTTTATATCATATAATAAATGTGCAATGTTTTCAGAGCAATATCATGTTTTGAACAATATAACtgtaaattaatagaaaaacaATATAGTactcattaaattttttaagaatataGGAACCATCTGAAACTTCATTTATGCCAATCTTCTTATCGAGCTACCTTTctatacattcatacaaaacCTGTATATACGTACGTGTACATACtatgtatgtaacataaatGCACGTAAATGCGTCATATGTGTGTATTGTGTGTATTGTGTGTATATCACGAATAACAGTAAGCAACAAATAATAATGTCGATGATGGAAGGTTCACTTAGCAAATGGACAAACGTTGTTAACGGATGGCAATATCGCTGGTTTGTTTTGGACGATAATGCTGGGCTTTTGTCATATTACACGGTAACAATTGTCAAatagtataattatatttaatattcactTACGGTGTGTCATTAATAGGTTACATCTTAcgttctatttaaaaatttaattaatccttACTCGAGTCAATAGCTACAGTTTAGCATACATTCTTTATAATGTTCATAAttgatttatttgtaaattattttttgtacattatttatatttctcaGATGTAtcttatataatatgtattaagTGTATCTTATCAGATGCATCTGTCATAGTCAGCTGATATCTACATTTTAAAGTACCCAGTTCTATTTAAAGAAATCATTACGagttttatattacaaatataaactgTGGTTTAAGGAAAGATCTATTAGTATTTTCAAGATGCATCGTTTATGTCATAACTATCActcgttgaaataaaaatctatgcctggtatttatattttattatgggAGATACATTAACATTGAAATAATATCTTAATTTGGtatcatttatattttagaGTAAAGAGAAAATGATGAGAGGAGCACGTAGAGGATGTGTTCGTTTAAGAGGTGCTATCATAGGTATTGATGATGAAGACGATAGTACATTTACAATTACTACATCATCGTACAAAGATGATCCAAAAACATTTCATTTTCAAACAAGGAATGCAGAAGAACGAGAACGGTGGATTCGTGCTTTAGAAGATACTATATTACGGCATTCACATgctgtacaattatttatttataagatttcctttatatttatgtaataattgtaaaataatattcataccATTGTTTTAGAGATGGGATCCTAAAAAGTCTCCTCCTAAGCAAGACTTTGATCGCAAAGTTGCAGAAGCAGATGCATATCTACAATTATTGATagatcaaataaaattaattgaaacaaaACAAAGAAATGTTGCAGCGGAAGATGAAGAAACACAACAAAAGTATGGAGCAATTTTAACACAAGCAAATGCAATGCTTAATTCTGTAAAACATACAATTGTACAATTGCAAATTGCAAAGGTAAAAATACATGgaatatacaaatacaaatacaatgaaatAAATGCTTATTCCACTTAACTGAAGTGACCataatgaattataataattttagaatacaGCTATACCTGTAAATGGAATATATAGGGGACCAACAGATCCAATACACGTTTCATTGCCTCTATCTCATAGTAAGTGTTTAAATGTATAAGTATAAAGTAACTAGTAAACATATTTTTAGTAGGAGGTTTCTAATATAATAAGCTTTAGTTGCTGCTAGAGAACCAGAGACAGCTGTACAAACTGGAATTGAATTAGGTTCTGAATGTATAGAACCAAGAGTACCTATATTATCAAATGGTAATTTGTTTGTCACTATTTACATATACCAATTTAGAAATGAATATGAGATATatgtgttaaaatatattttaaaaaataaacgtaTAAATTTAACAGAGAAGATGGAGCAAAATATACGTTGATATCTTTTACTTATAAAGCTGTTGTAGATAGGGATCTCCCTGTACCACAGTTCTCTTATTCATCTTCGGATGAAGATGAGGATTATTATGATGCAGCAGATGAAATATCTCCTCCTTCTGTAGTACAAAATCATATCACCGTGTAAGTATTTATCAAGCGTTATaagatttaaaattcaaaaattgataatgattaattaatttagtaaaaGACGAGACAGCGAACGCTCGCAGTCGCACATGGACGTTACTTCAAACGAAAATCGAAAACAACCACCATTGCCTCCTACGAAAGGCGATGGATCAGTTGATTATGATGGTAAGTAGATTAAAGATTTACTTAGATGTCTAAAAGTTACGAGTTTTTATACTATTTCCCTCTGTAttgattttcatttaaaatacattGTTTACTTTCcatatttatttaatgcatATTAGCATGTAGCAGatgtttgtaatttaaaattaagtaaggcatttaaatacaaaatttgaaagttaaaaaaagataagtatataaatatttatatacaatgtAACATTAAGTAAACataatcatataaaataattgaataatgcaAGTATTGGaagttgttaataaaataacatacaTTCGTTATTATCGATAATGCAGATTTGTACCAGTCGACTTTATCCACAGCTACAATTATTGATTTTAAAGAGTATCCTGCATGACACGTGAATTATCGTGTTGTCGTAACATTGCCGTAAAGTAGTTGCTAAATTTATATTCTAAATCAAACGTGAACGTTCGGTAGTATGTCTAATTTAGAAAAAGAAAGATTTAAACAAATACTCATACTTTTTCCTATTCtgagaattttatttcttaGAAAAAGACATTTATGTTGTGTATAGTTTGATTTGATACTATGAGAATATTTAGGAATGGATATTAGCTGGTATTTCTTAAAAAGACAATATGCTGGGTGCAGATTCAAATAGTAAGTGTTTTTATAATAGTAGAGTACtcttaataagtattgtaaatttagagaatttctcaaaatttgtatatgtttcatcaaattttgtaataaataaatgattcttttaaatattacaatttttcttatcagatatataaatatattcataactattattaatctgaagaaaaaatataatataaattatggtaataattattttctttgttttactGTCACAAAACTATATTGTATGTTGCAGCCCTTTACGAAGAGGAAAGCGAAACAGAAAGTTAGTAATCATTGtactaataaatttctaaatttctaaattaattaattatacattgCTTTTTAGTGGATTCCATGGAATCTCATGGATCTGTTGTAACTCATCTTTTATCGCAAGTAAAAATTGGTATGGATCTAACGAAGGTAGCATTGCCTACATTTATTTTGGAGCGCAGGTCACTCCTTGAAATGTATGCTGATTACTTTACTCATCCAGATCAGTTCGTAAGGTATTTTATCAAATAGAtagttgttaaaaattattagatttatcAAAACTTTtactatattataatacatattttagaaTAGCGGATATGCCTTCCGCCAAAGATAGAATGATACAAGTAGTTCGATGGTATTTATGTAGTTTCCATGCTGGTCGAAAATCAGGAGTAGCAAAAAAACCATATAATCCCATATTAGGTGAAATTTTTCGGTGTCATTGGGATATACCTAATGATAATGTAGATAGTTCAATTgattcaaatttagttaatgAGGGTCCTGTACCATGGTGTAAAGAGAACCAGCTCTCATTCATTGCTGAACAGGTTTCTCATCATCCCCCTAGTAAGtacttaatttataaaatactttacagattttttaaataaaatattatcatttatattacagTAAGTGCATTTTATGCTGAACATTATGCAAAAAAAATTAGTTTTGGAGCACATGTTTGGACAAAGAGTAAATTCCTTGGTCTCAGTATAGGAGTACATAATGTTGGAAAGGGTTGGGTAAATGTGTTAGAACATggtgaagaatatgtattaacTTTTCCAAATGGTTATGGTAGATCTATCCTTACTGTACCTTGGATAGAATTAGGAGGAACTGCAACTATACATTGCACACAAACTGGATTTCATGCAACTGTGGAATTTTTAACGAAACCTTTTTATGGTGGTAAGCGTAATCGGATCACGTGTCAAATTACTCAGCCAGGAGATAAAAAACCATTCCTTATCATAAATGGAGAATGGAGTGGAGCTATGGAAGCAAAATGGGCCGATGGAGTAAGCATGAAAAATACGAATGCGTTGTAATTACATCTGTGATatatattaatgtaaattttatttttatagagaaCTGAAATGTTTGCGGATGTTAAAGAACTGCATACTCAAAGAAAATTAGTAAAGCCAGTTTGTGAACAAGAAGAACATGAATCGCGAAAAGTTTGGCGTGATGTAACCGTAGGATTAAGAATTAACGATATGGAAAAGGCAACTGCAGCTAAATGCACAATTGAGCAAAAACAGCGAGACGAAGCACGTATAAGAAAAGAACATAATATCAATTGGCAAACAAAGGTATATTTTCTTTCAGTTCTACATGTCTCTATTTTTGtgtattttacatataatactttttttaatttaatagctATTTAAAGAAACCAAAGATGGTGGCTGGATTTACATAAAACCTCTTGCAGATAGATTACATTCTTGTTCTAACCAAGTGAGTGcagtatgaatttataaaatattttatcgaaGTTTTATGTATTGCACAGTAGAGATTTAAGGCCTAATACATATGATCTAtaccatatacacatatatataatttttaagtctAATGACTCTGTGCTATGAAAACAAAATAACTATTATCACAAATTCTTTTTTACTTCTTCTTCTTATTACTTCTTTTTCACATAAACCTGGTTAAGTACAATAGCAAACAATAAAATGGCAAGCATAGCATAACattttgttcaaaaatatacaagtattttaatagtaggtaaattatttttttaaaatgttgCCTACTGATAGCTACTATATATTAAAGAAGAAACAGATTCCAATAGTATTGTGCCATGTATTATATGTAGACATTAACGTACAAGCTAATATACTATTAAGATAAATATATAGATACAGAAATAATATTCATGACACTAAAATCTTTGGtatcacaaaattaaaacacaacttaatataaatataaagcaaatttaattaaatactgGTTACATTAAATGTAgagtatatttttttatgtgtttaatttttttgttacagtaaatacttttaaatactTTCACTGAAAAAAAAACTttctattatacaattataaaaaaaattcattccaaaattattataaattatagttatagtccttttaaaaaattatttaattttagaatgacgatctctaaaataatttaactaacaaatatacaataattgtatccatcattgtaaaaataatataggatatgtacattacatatatatgtacataactatatttttttaaattgtattagATATAAACGAATTGAATTTACACAATGTAAATAGTTctaaataatttccaaaatatttttttgtataaattttgttcGTGTCTATTCAtagtttatttaaacaaaaagtaTTACATCTTCATGAGATTAATTAAATCTAATAGTACCTAATATGTTTACacgaatacaaataaaatcggtatttataattttttatttaaattttattacaaaggatactaataaataatcattattGTAAAATACTCCCATGCagcaaaaaatgtaatatactaataaatatgtaaatttctgataaaataaaatttatttgtgcATCTGAATATATACACCTTTAGTTTAAATTACAGTTGTAGAACAATTTGCGCTTTCACTTCGAAATAAACATAAATCATTTGTACTAAAATTAGAAAAGTAAAGATAATATTTCATAAGTAAAAatcaagaaaaattaaattttatttatggttATCCAAACATATGTGTCCAATATAATAATCGGATACTGTTCTATGAGGTTGTGGAAATCGGTTTGTTGATGTTAATAAATGCTCTAAACCTGATTTTATTACTAAATATCCCACTTCACAATatgttttatttacaaaatctaTTGCGCTTTTACTAATATCATATTTGTACAACACTTTGACAACAGATATGTTTTGCAAGCTTACAACATGATTATTTGATATTGTTTTAGATTCAGTTATTAAATTTAGGTGCCAATCCATTGGTTTTagtataagagaatgaatcttTTTTCCAACAAAAGATTGCAAAGTAATTTCCTCACCAAACACACCAgtcattgtaattttaatagctattaaaaaatcaataaaaggATCCGTTGTTAAGGGCCTTTCTATCTTAGAGTGAGCTACAAAATTGTAATCAACAGAACAACTCCATAATTTAAAGGtactatttgtataaattttaccTATGTACTGTAAGCATCTATTACAAAAAACGGTATTCTcctctatttttaaattgttaaataaacttTTACAAACAATAATGAAAAGAGATCCATAAAAAATATCCGATTCCAATGGTATTAAATTTTGACTAacagaaatataattatgtttacAACAAAACCAATCATTTAAATCATAGTTCATATCTGGTATAGGTAATActcttttaataaatattcttctAGAAAGAATGTTTTTGCAGCATGCGCATAATATGTTACAATTATGATTCTTCAATACTTTTATGTTTTCTATAGAATCTCTTAAAACAGTAATGTTCGGTGTTAAATTAGTAACCATTTCAGTTTGAAAACAGCCAAAAGCAGAATCAGACTTTATTTGTGTTCGAAAACAGATccaattatttgttatatttaatgcTGATAATGAATGTggtattaattttaaacattttgttaaaagttttattatattatcatcTATTGTTATTTCTATACTTTCTTCTAAAAGttttattctaattttcattaaatttatttcattttgtaaacaaataaaagtattacataTCTGAAGCCTTGGTCGTAATTCCAATGTAATACTTTTTATCATAGTAAATAATAACAATGTTAAAAAACTGTTACTAATTATGTTCTGTTATGCTTCAAGTTCAGACAAATTTATGCAACTTGAAGATTCTTCAAAAGATTGATTAGTAAACATATCATGGTGGatctaaaatatacaatttttaaatatacttattaattactTATATTCATAATTTACATAGCTCAGTGTCAAAAAAGATACCCATGATCTTAccttcaaaattgtaaatttagtaTATAACTAATAACATTCAATCTAAATTAAATAAGTTGTAAATGTAACTTTTGTAAATGTAACTCCTTGCATAGCAAATTTATTCTGTACATTTTCCAATATTATATTCCATATATGTtcctaaaaaattattttacataaattaataataggatatcgtaaaattacataaaattttatttataatcataCAGAATTTTAAATCAAAAATGTAAATACCCACATACCTCTGCTTTATTTTACCATGGTTTATATATCTCATGGatcataacataaaaatttacattgaGTGACTAGTCTATTCTATATTTGGTCTGTGATTGTCTGCGCATAATGCAGGATTTAGATTGGTCGGATAAAAGAGCGAATAGAGTACGTATAAGAAGCAAGGAAGATAGCAGATATCTATCTTTTCTCACGCTAGAGCTGCACGACTATATTCTTCATCCTGCATATAAACCGCAGATTAAACAGAATCATAAAGAAAAATCCTGAACTACAGTGTAACCTAATATTTATTGCGCATCGAAAAGTTATAATTACTGTTTAAACATGGTTATTTTGTCGAGAATTTTACCTCATAaagtattatcaaatttttattgtaaagtacTAAGTAAGtttcattgtatttttataagcactgtatatttacaatttctgataGTTTTATATATTGTTTACATTACCTATTGtaccaatattatgtttatataattgtaGCTTACTTTGATATATAGAACACGGTTATCTTAATTATCTGTTTATGTagatactattatattatttttaggtAAAGATGTAAAATTTTTCTCAACCATGGCACAAACAAAACATGAAAATGAACATGACaatgataattttaacaaagaaaCTGTTAAAAAATCCATAGATTCAACAACTTTTACAAATTATAGATTCCTTTATCCAGAATTTTTACCATGTCCAAATCCTTTATATCGTAATAGTCTAAGAGAAAAATTAGAACGTATAGATATGTTAGCTAGAAGATCCGTAGTAACTATTCCTGAATTTTATGTTGGATCTATATTAGCAGTTACTTATTCCGAGCCACATGCAACTGGAAAAGTAAATAGATTTGTTGGTATATGTATTTTAAGAGAAGGTGCTGGATTACGTGct
Above is a window of Megachile rotundata isolate GNS110a chromosome 12, iyMegRotu1, whole genome shotgun sequence DNA encoding:
- the LOC100882246 gene encoding oxysterol-binding protein-related protein 9 isoform X1; translation: MSMMEGSLSKWTNVVNGWQYRWFVLDDNAGLLSYYTSKEKMMRGARRGCVRLRGAIIGIDDEDDSTFTITTSSYKDDPKTFHFQTRNAEERERWIRALEDTILRHSHARWDPKKSPPKQDFDRKVAEADAYLQLLIDQIKLIETKQRNVAAEDEETQQKYGAILTQANAMLNSVKHTIVQLQIAKNTAIPVNGIYRGPTDPIHVSLPLSHTLVAAREPETAVQTGIELGSECIEPRVPILSNAVVDRDLPVPQFSYSSSDEDEDYYDAADEISPPSVVQNHITVKRRDSERSQSHMDVTSNENRKQPPLPPTKGDGSVDYDALYEEESETEMDSMESHGSVVTHLLSQVKIGMDLTKVALPTFILERRSLLEMYADYFTHPDQFVRIADMPSAKDRMIQVVRWYLCSFHAGRKSGVAKKPYNPILGEIFRCHWDIPNDNVDSSIDSNLVNEGPVPWCKENQLSFIAEQVSHHPPISAFYAEHYAKKISFGAHVWTKSKFLGLSIGVHNVGKGWVNVLEHGEEYVLTFPNGYGRSILTVPWIELGGTATIHCTQTGFHATVEFLTKPFYGGKRNRITCQITQPGDKKPFLIINGEWSGAMEAKWADGRTEMFADVKELHTQRKLVKPVCEQEEHESRKVWRDVTVGLRINDMEKATAAKCTIEQKQRDEARIRKEHNINWQTKLFKETKDGGWIYIKPLADRLHSCSNQIQLLNLGANPLVLV
- the LOC100882246 gene encoding oxysterol-binding protein-related protein 9 isoform X6, whose product is MMRGARRGCVRLRGAIIGIDDEDDSTFTITTSSYKDDPKTFHFQTRNAEERERWIRALEDTILRHSHARWDPKKSPPKQDFDRKVAEADAYLQLLIDQIKLIETKQRNVAAEDEETQQKYGAILTQANAMLNSVKHTIVQLQIAKNTAIPVNGIYRGPTDPIHVSLPLSHTLVAAREPETAVQTGIELGSECIEPRVPILSNAVVDRDLPVPQFSYSSSDEDEDYYDAADEISPPSVVQNHITVKRRDSERSQSHMDVTSNENRKQPPLPPTKGDGSVDYDALYEEESETEMDSMESHGSVVTHLLSQVKIGMDLTKVALPTFILERRSLLEMYADYFTHPDQFVRIADMPSAKDRMIQVVRWYLCSFHAGRKSGVAKKPYNPILGEIFRCHWDIPNDNVDSSIDSNLVNEGPVPWCKENQLSFIAEQVSHHPPISAFYAEHYAKKISFGAHVWTKSKFLGLSIGVHNVGKGWVNVLEHGEEYVLTFPNGYGRSILTVPWIELGGTATIHCTQTGFHATVEFLTKPFYGGKRNRITCQITQPGDKKPFLIINGEWSGAMEAKWADGRTEMFADVKELHTQRKLVKPVCEQEEHESRKVWRDVTVGLRINDMEKATAAKCTIEQKQRDEARIRKEHNINWQTKLFKETKDGGWIYIKPLADRLHSCSNQIQLLNLGANPLVLV